GTCGATCAGGCGCATTTCCTCACGACCTATGCGCTGAACGCCGACGGCAATGTCCTGACCGAGCGGCGCTATTTCCTGGCGGTGACGGCGCCGTCGAGCAGCCCGCCCGCCACCACCGCGCCGGCCGGCAGCAACAACGCCGCCGACCGCATCACGAACTTCGTCTATGACCGGATGGGGCGGCGGACCTCGGAGGAGCGGCTCAACGTCGAGGTCTCGACGATCGACGCGTCGACCCTGGCGCGCACCACCACGACCACCAGCTCGATCGTCTATTACACCTACAATGCGCTGGGCGAAGTGACCCAGAAGACCGAGGCGGACAACGTCTCGGGCGTCTATGCGGACTACACGACCTACACCTACGACGCCTATGGCCGGCAGACCGCGATCACCGCCGCGCCGTTCGTGGATTCGACGGGCACCTCGGTCACGCCCACGACGCAGATGTACTACGACGGCCTGAACAACCTCACCCGCTCGGTGCAGAACGGCAGCCGCGTCACGAAATACACCTACGACCATGCCGGGCGCCAGAGCACGATGACCGACGCGTCGGGCTTCACCCGCACCTATCACTACGACGTCGACGGCCGCATGCTGGTGAGCCAGTATGCCCGTGCCGCGTGGGACGGCAGCAGCACGACCGAAGCCGACCTCTTCCACTACGACGCGCTGGGGCGCCTCGATTTCCAGGAGAAGGGCACGCTGAGCGGCGGCGCCTGGGTGACGACCGGCAGCGACAAGCAGACGCTGCAATACAATGCCTGGGGCGAGGTCGTCGGCAAGGGCGTCAACGGCCTGACGCAGGAGAGCTTCACCTACGACAATGCCGGCCGCGTCACCCGATCCACCGCAGGCGACGGCACGGTCAAGTTCTATCTCTATGACGGCAATGGCGACCAGACCGCGCTGATCACCTCCGACGGCACCGCGCTGGCGGGCGGCTATAGCTGGTCGACCATCACCCAGGCGCAGGTGCTCTCGCTGCTCACCAGCGCCGGCACCGCCAATATCGGATCGGTGAACGTCGCCGGCATGGTGCTGACCTTCACGACCTATGACGCGCGCGACATGGCGCTCTCGACCGTCGCGCCGTTCCGCAAGCTCAGCGCCGCCGGCGCCGCCGTCACCATCACCCAGAGCCAGACCTACAACGCCTTCGGCGAGATCTGGACCCAGACCGACGCCAACGGCCATGTCACGACCTACACCTACAACACCATGGGCAAGGTTATCGCGACGGCGCTGCCCGCCGTCACCTGGACCGACGAGACCGGCCTGGTGCACAGCGCCGCGTCGCCCACCACCCACGCCTATTACGACGCCTCGGGCCGCGTCGTGGCGACGGTCGACGCCAACGGCAATGAGAGCACGCGCCTGCTGCTCTCGGGCACCGGCCACAACGGCGACGACGCGCTGACGGTCAAGGAGCACGATCCCGACGCCAGCGTGTGGATCTCCAGCTACGACGTCAACCGCGACCTCAAGGCCAAATCCACCAATGGCGTCGACTCCAGCGGCAGCGAGACCTTCGCCTACGACGCGATGGACCGGCTGATCGAGGACGACCATCCGACCCGCGCCGCGAACTCCGTCGGCAACGGCGCCGCCGCGGGCTCGAGCCAGCAGCTGGTCGACAAATACAGCTATGACGGCCTCGGCCAGCGCATCAAGCACGAAGCCGACAGCCTCACCAAGGTGATCGCCACCGGCGTCACCACCACCGCCGCCGTCACCGACACCACCGAGTACGACCTGCAGGGCCGCGTCAAGAAGACGACCGATGCCGGCGGCCATGTCACGACCTATGGCTATTCCTGGAGCGCCGCCATCGCCACCACGGGCCTGGGCACCTTCGGCGGCTGGACCAAGACGACGGTGAACGTCGCGGGCCTGACCGAGACCGAGAGCCTCGATTACTTCGGCCGCACGGTCGCCAAGACCGACTTCGGCGGCAACAGCTTCGCGTCGAGCTTCGACCTTGCGGGCCGTCTGGCGGCGGAGGGTGGCGACGGGGCGAGCTACACCTATTACAACACCGGCCAGGTCGCGACGGAGACCTCGGCGTCGGCCTACTCGTTCGAGGACGTGGCGGGGACGGGCGGCGATCCGGGCTACCGGGTCTACTACACCGACTGGACGGGCGAGAGCTTCGCCTATGACGCGAACGGCAACCGGACGCGCGAGACCACGACCGGCTATCACAACGTCGACAACGACAGCGGCGAGGCCGGCCTGCCCAAATACCAGCCCGGGCTGCGGACCACGACGGCGGAGGACGCGACCGTCACCTGGGACGCGCTGAACCGGATGACGAATTTCAGCGACACCGGCGCCAATCTCGCGCTGCCGCCCACGACCATCGCCTGGGAATACGACCTCAATAGCAACATCCGCTACATGACCGCGAGCTACCAGGCGGCGGACGGCTCGGGCACCACGGCGCAGACCTATTGGTACAAATACGATGCGATGAACCGCTTCGTGACGACCAAGGGCACGCTCACCGGCGCGCGGGGCTCGGGCAGCATCACGGTGGGGACCGGCTCGGTGATCACCTATGACGCGGCGGGGCACCGCGCGACGGTGACGGATGCGAGCTCGGCGGAGGTCTACAGCTACACCGCGGACGGCTATCTGGCGCAGGTGACCATCGGCGGGGTGCTGCGCGCCAAATACGCGCTCGACGCGACGGGCCGGGCGCTGGCCTATAGCGAGTACAACGCGGCGGGGACCAGCGTGGTCTACAGCCGCACCGCGGTCTACGACGCGGTCTCGAACGTCACCAGCGACAGCGTGACGACGGTGCGGACCGACGGCACCTATGTCGCGGCCTCGACCTACAGCTACGGCACGCCGGTGTACCACGCGGGGACCTTCTCCTACAGCTTCGACGGCGCCTATCAGGGCGTGGTCAGCCAGATCGTCACCACCAACACCAAGAACGGCAGCGCCCAGCCGACCTCGGAGGCCGACTACTTCTACGACTGGCGCGACAGCGCGGTGGAAGGCACCGAGAGCTACACCGCCAATACCGCGGTCTCGGCGCCGGTGGCGAACTACAGCGGCTACAATTACGGCCTGGGCGGAAGGCTGCAGAGCGTCGTGATCGACGACGGCCATCCGCGCACCATCACCTTCGGCACCAACATCGAGGGCCAGATCCTCAGCCGCGCCGAGAACGACAACGTCAGCGGCACGGTCGACCAGTATGAGCGCCACTTCTACTTCGACGGCATGGCGCTGGGCGACGTCTCGAACAACGGCACCTCCGACACCGACTACGCCGCCTCGATCGCGGCCCATATCGCGGTGCCGGGCAGCGGCAATCTGCGCGGCGGCGCCACCGTCGCGATGCCCTACGCCGACTTCGACCAGAGCTACGACCCGGTCAACGGCATCACCTATGCCGGGGCGCCGTCGCACTACACCGCGCAGGACGGCGACACGCTGGCCGGCATCGCCGCGATGGTCTGGGGCGACGCCAGCCTGTGGTACCTGATCGCCGACGCCAACGGCCTGAGCTCGCCGAGCGACAGCCTCACCGCCGGCACCGACCTCATCCTGCCCAACAAGGTGGTCAACCTCCACAACAACGCCAGCACCTTCAAGGTCTACGACCCCAACGAAGCGATCGGCGACACCGCGCCGACCGTGCCCAAGCAGCCCAAGCACGACAATGGCTGCGGCGTGCTCGGGCAAATCCTGCTCGCGGTCATCGCGATTGCGGTGACCGTCGTGACGGCGGGTGCCGCGGTCGCGGCACTCGGGCCGGTCGGCATGACGCTTGGCGAAGGGATCGGCGCGTTCTTCGGCGTTGCCGGCGCCGCAGCCACGACCATAGGCACTGCGGGGTTCGTCGCCATCGGCGCAGGCGCAGCGGCGCTCGGCAGCATCGTCAGCCAGGGCGTCGGATTGGCCACCGGCATCCAGGACAGCTTCAACTGGGGCGCGGTCGGCCTCGCGGCGATCGGCGGCGGGATCAGCGGCGGCCTCGGCGCGAATGGCGGATTGCTGGGAGAAGGCGGCATCCTGGGTTCGACAGGCGATTACATCGCCGACGCGGCCCTGCAAGGCGCCGCGGTCAGCGCGGCCACGCAGGGGATCGGCGTCGCGACCGGTCTGCAGAACAGCTTCGACTGGACCGGCGTTGTGGCGGCGGGCATCGGGGCGGCAGCAGGCACTTATGTCGGCCACCTCCTCACCAATAGCTTCTCCACCGGCGGCAGCCTGAATCTCGGCGGCGCCGCCGCGAACCTCTCCGCCACACGCTTCCTGTCCGGCATGGCCGCCGACATTGCCAATGCCGCGACGCGCACGCTGATCAATGGTTCGGACTTCGGCGACAACATCATCGCCGCGCTCCCCGACACCATCGGGCAAACCATCGGCAACCTCGTGGCGGGCGGAATACAGGGATCGGGGCAACCTGCATCCACCGATCCGCTGCCCGGAGAGTCCGATGGCGACTACCTCAACCGGATGGCCGAGCTTCACGCGGCCACGGCCGGAGACATCTCGGGAGACGTGCAGTTCGCCGGTCCTGGCGCGGCGCCACCGAAGCAGGATGAAGGGTTCTTCGGCTGGCTCGGTGATGAAATATCGTCGGGATGGCATGCGCTCGTGCAAGGCGGCGAGACACTCATCAACGATGTCACGGAGGCCGTTGGCATCGGCGATGTGTTCACGCCGGCATCATCGGGCAATGGCACATCGCCGACACCAGGCGTGGAAACCGTGACGGTCACGGCGCCGAAATATAATCCGAACGAGGTTCATCTCTGGAGCTTCTCCGAGTTCATGAACATCGTCACTCGGCCCGCCAACTATGATCGTCCGTACTCCGCAGTCGGAGGCCCGCCCAACTCGCACAACTCCGTGGCTTACTTCTATCCGGACGGACGAATGGAAGTCCGCACGGGCGGTACGCTGGCCTGGAGAGACAACAATCCGGGCAATCTACGTCACGCGCCCGACGCAATAGGGACAAACTCGGTGTATTCCGCTGCGGCAGCAAACCATGTCGCACCGATGGCGATCTTCCCCGATGTTCAGGCGGGTTTGGATGCGCAGGAGCACCTGTTATTTGGGCCATCCTATCGCAATTTGTCGATCGCTGATGCGATGACAAAATACGCACCTCCCACCGACAGCAATCCCACGGACGTCATGATAGCTAAGCTGTCGGCAGCAGCGGGGGTCCCCAGCACCACCATTATGAGCGCCTTAACGCCCGATCAGAGGATGGCGTTCATGGCGCAAGAGCAAGCTATCGAGCAGAGCAGACCCGGAACCGTCGAGATCTTTTACTGGGGCCTGCCAGACCCGAAATACTGAGATGCAGAGGTCACAAATGTCGTTGCGATCTATCCGTTTAGCTGGACGAAACGCTCTGCTCTGGCGGGTTTTGCTGTCTCTCCTGGTGATTGGTTCGCCCGGAATCTGCAACAGCGCCGCGGTCGCGAAGCCCGCGCATTGGTGCGGAGCGAGGTTCCATACGTCCAGCCCGGCTACTATCTTTGGGACGCTTCGCAAACGTAGCGACTTTGGTCCTCCCAACTTCGGAGAGCACCCGCAGACAGATCAAAAGGTGACTGTGTGGATCGTGCATTTGGATTTTGCGATCCCTGTCGAAGTGAACAGAGAGCTTAAAATGACTCCGAAGGTCGTGCTCGCTGACGAAATCCAGATCAGCTTCTCCGGTAAAGTGGAGCCGTTATTGCCTAGATACCGCAATCGTCATGTACGCGTATCGGGAACGTTATGGACGCAGGTTAACTGGCAAGATTTTACACCTGTTGTCATTGCTCCGGACACCATCCGCATTGCTGGAAAGAGCGATTGTCGCGGGGAGGAAGCCGCAGGAGTACGCGAGTGATCCCAATCTAACGGCTCATGAATTGCATCGCGATCAGCACGGTCTCGACGTGTCGGCCGCACGATTTTTGTGCGTTGGGGGCATCGTGATCGTGAACGCAACGCTCTAGCAGGCTGTTGAAGAAGTCTTTTGCCGACGGGCGATGAAGGGGATGTCGTCGCCGTTTTGGAGGGAGATTTCGCCTTCGAGGGAGTCGTCGGTTTTGATCTCGGCCCATCCCTCGCCGGAAGCTTCGTCCATTTCGTCGTTTCCTGACCATTCGAACTCGATGGCATCGCTTGCGCAGGCGCCCTGGAAGGAACCGGTGAGGCAATCCAGGGCGAACTCGCCCCCATCCTTATCGAACAGGATGTAGGAGCCCGGCCCGGCCATGTCATATCCCGGCGTCTCGACGACGCGCCATTTGCCCTTCAGCGTCATGCCGGCACCGCCAGGAGTTTGGGCAGGCGGATGAGGTTGTAGGCGGACAAGGCCATGACGAAGGTGGCATTGACACGCGCCAGCCCACGGACCTTGACCTTGGCCAAGCCGGCCGATGCCTTGATCCAACCGAACACCTCTTCGATGCGCTTGCGGCAGACTTGGCTCACGGCATAACCGCAATGGCGCAGCGTCCGGTTGTCGATGGCCGTCTTGCGCGGCTTGCCGGTCTTGCTCAAATGCCCATCGATGGCGACGTGCGGCGTGATCGCGCGCGCCCTAAGCGCCTCGACGAAGGCCTCCACGTCATAGGCCTTGTCGGCGCCTAGCGTGATCCGCCGTCGTCGCCGGGGACGATGGCGATCCACCAGCGTCAGCGCTTGGTCCCGTTCGGCCATGCCGTTGGCTTGGCTCGCCTGGCCTAAGACCGCCAGGCCGTGGCGGTTCTCCATCAGCGCATGCCCCATGTAGCAGAGCTTGGCCGGCTGGCCATCGCCCTTCTTGTAGAGCTTGGCCTCAGGATCGGTCGTGCTCTCATGGGTCTCGTTGGAGCGTTTCTCCTTGTGGAAGCTGCGCTCGGCGTTGCGGCCCGGACCATCCTGGTCGTTGTCGGCGCCGTCCTTCCTGCGGAAGCTCTTGAGCGAAGCCCACGCCTCGATCAGCGTCCCATCCACCGAGAAGTGCTCGCTCGACAGAAGCCGCTTCACTCGAGGCTGAGCCAGGATCGCGTTCAGGAACTTGGCCGCGATGTCACCTTGAAGCAGCCGATCCCGGTTCTTCGAGAACACCGAGTGGTCCCATGCCGGATCATCCACCCCAAGCCCGACGAACCAGCGGAACAGAAGGTCAAACTCTATCCGTTCCATCAGCAGCCGCTCCGAGCGCACACCGTAGAACGCCTGCAACAGCGTCGCCCGCAACAGCTTCTCCGGCGCGATCGAGGGACGGCCAAAGTCCGTGTAGAGCTCGTCGAAGTCCTTCGACAGATCCATCAACGCCGCGTTCGCAATTTCCCGGATCACCCGCAGAGGATGGTCATGGCGAACCCGGGACTCCAAATCCACGTAACTGAACAGCGCCCCGGACCGCTCGTCGCTTCCACGCATCGTCCATCCCTCGGCCGACCCGCCCAAAGGGAATCACGATCCCAAACGCGCCGCCAGAGACTTCTTCAACAGCCTGCTAGGAGGTTGGCAGATGTATCGTATTGGCCGTGCGCTTTGGCTATGCGCAGCGTTCGTTATCGCCAGCCCAGTTGCGTCACTGGGAGCAGAGAGTTACGAGCAATCAATCGCCCCATTTAACAGGGCGCTAGCGCGGATTTGCCCGGCAAAGCACCTTGAAAATCTGAGTCCTGGCTTTCTCGATGTTGTAATCCAAGATTATCTCCGACAACTGCCGGCGCGCGAGGAAGATCGCATTCAACGTGCTGCGCAGCCGATGTGTGTTGAAAGCCACGCGGGGGTATCTTGCGCAAATATTGGTTACATCCGGGCGGCCAGAAAGCTTCAGTTTACGACTCGGCTCGCTAAGGCTGCATGTGAATCTGGATATGTTTGCAGCACAAAATTTGCTGATTGCATGAGCGTCAAGAAATAATTTGGTGCGAAAAATAGCGGTGCGCACGCTCCAGGAACGCTGGGACAGATGCTTCGAGACGCTCTCGATGAGCGCGCCGGAAGGCACGTTTGAATCGCTCGTGGAGCGCTACGGCGAGCCGCACCGGGCCTATCACACGCTGCAACATATCGGGGAATGCTTCGCACAATTTGACCGCGTTCACGACGCGCGCGCGCCGGGTGAAGTGGGGTTGGCGTTGTGGTTCCACGACGCGATCTACGATCCGCGCGCGTCCGATAATGAGGCGCGCAGCGCGCAATGGGCGCGCGCCGTGCTCGTTGAATCCGGCGCGCCGGCGACAACAATTGAAGCGGTTGAGCGCCTGATATTGATGACACAGCACGACGCCACGCCGCAGGACCATGACGCGCAGATCGTCGTCGATATCGATCTGTCGATCCTCGGCGCCGACGAGAATCGATTCCAGGAATACGAGGTTCAGGTGCGCCGTGAATATCAGTGGGTGGAAGAAAATGCGTTCCGACGCGGGCGAACCGATGTGCTGCAAGCCTTCTTGAATCGTCCGTTCATCTACAGCACGGCCGACTTCCGCGCGCGCCTGGAGGCGAGCGCCAGGAGCAATCTGACACGCTCGATCGCAGCTCTCTCCGGCGACTCCACGACAAGAAATTGAGCGCAGATCGACGCTGAACCGACGCATCGGTCGCACGATTTTGCGTGTTCGAGAGATCGAATCCGGTGCGGATTTTGCGCGTTGGACGACGTGAATCCGGCACTGAATCGACGCTCCGGCGACGCGATTTTGCGCGTGATTTTTGCGCGCGGGCGGTGCTGCCGGCGGCGGCGATCGCAGCCGTGAGGAGAAGGTGATCGCAGGAGGTGGTGCGTGGGGGGGGGTGGAACTTTTGGAGGGCAAGATAAAAGGACCGCCACACGAATGTGGCTAAGTGGTTGTCTGCACATCATTTTTTATGGCACCAACGGCCTCGCCGATGGTGCCATCGTGGGCTGGCTGGCACGTAAGCGATTGATTTTATTAGCCGCGCGTGGGTGGCAGGCTGGCGGCAACGTGGTGCCGGAATGCATTTAAGCCGCTGAATCATTGATGTTTTGGATGGTGCCGCCGAATGGTGCCATGCGAGGGCCAGACCGGGTCCGCACCGTCAAGCCCGCGCGGCTGCGCCGCGCCCTTCGGCTCCGCTTCGCTGGCGCTGCGCTCCGGGGCATTGACGGCACGGCCCCGGCCTGGCTTTGGGCTTGGAAGCGCTTCGCGCGGATCAGCAGCGCGGGCGCTGCTCGATCTACTCGGCGGCGTCAGCCGTCGTGTTCGCCTGCAAGGCGGTATCGATCATCTGCATGATGAAGCGCTGGCGCGATCGAGGCAGGCGCTGGATGCGCTCGATCTGTTGCAGGAGCTTGGGCGCAGGCCCGCGCCGGGATGGCCGCGAGGCATCGCCGAGCAAGTCCTCAACGCTGACGGCGAGCACATGGGCGAGCCGGGGAACCAGCGCAGCGGCCACGCGGACCCGGCCGACCTCGTAATGGGCGAGCGTTTGCTGCGCGATCCCCAGCTCCTCGGCGAGCTGGACCTGAGTCATGTTCTGGGCTTTGCGCGCTTCGGCGATTCGAGCGCCGAGCGCCTCGTAAAAACGCATGTCGTTCACGCCCACGGAACTGTCCTGCGATGACGGTAGCGCTTCCAGCATAGCGGCGGTCTCCTGAAGGGCCGAGTTGACTCAACTCTCTACAAGAGTAGCCTCCTGTCCAGTTGTTTTGTCGATTCCCCTCTTGACAGGTTTTTGCGAGGGGTCGGTTTTTGAGCACGGGGAACCCCTGATGGCGCGCATCGCCGAATCGGAGCTGGAGCGGCTGAAAAGGGAGGTGTCGGTCGCGCGGCTGATCGAGGAGAGCGGGATCGCGCTTACGAAGCGGGGCAAGGACATGGTGGGGCTGTGTCCGTTCCACCAGGACGACACGCCGTCGCTGACAGTGACGCCGGAGAAGAACCTGTTCCATTGCTTCGGCTGCGATGTGGGCGGCGGGCCGATCGACTGGATGATGAAGAAGAACGGGGTGAGCTTCCGCCACGCGGTCGAGCTGCTGCGGGAAGGGGTGGCTTCGATCACGGACGGGCCGGTGAAGCAGACACGGGTCCGCGCGCTGCCGGCGCCGGTCCGGTTCGACGCCGACGACCAGGCGCTCTTGAACCAGGTGATCGGCTACTACCACGAGACCCTGAAGCAATCGCCCGAGGCGCTCGACTATCTGCGCGCGCGGGGCCTGGTGCATCCCGAGCTGATCGAGCGCTTCAAGCTGGGCTATGCGAACCGGACGCTGGGGCTGCGCTTGCCGGAGAAGACACGCAAGGCCGGCAGCGAGGTCCGCACCCGTCTCGAAAAGCTCGGTCTCTACCGCGCGAGCGGACACGAACACTTCAACGGCAGCCTTGTGTTCCCGGTGCTGGACGAGCGCGGCGACGTGCAGGAAGTGTACGGCCGCAAGATCGCGAACAATCTTCGCG
The nucleotide sequence above comes from Rhizomicrobium sp.. Encoded proteins:
- a CDS encoding IS5 family transposase, with amino-acid sequence MRGSDERSGALFSYVDLESRVRHDHPLRVIREIANAALMDLSKDFDELYTDFGRPSIAPEKLLRATLLQAFYGVRSERLLMERIEFDLLFRWFVGLGVDDPAWDHSVFSKNRDRLLQGDIAAKFLNAILAQPRVKRLLSSEHFSVDGTLIEAWASLKSFRRKDGADNDQDGPGRNAERSFHKEKRSNETHESTTDPEAKLYKKGDGQPAKLCYMGHALMENRHGLAVLGQASQANGMAERDQALTLVDRHRPRRRRRITLGADKAYDVEAFVEALRARAITPHVAIDGHLSKTGKPRKTAIDNRTLRHCGYAVSQVCRKRIEEVFGWIKASAGLAKVKVRGLARVNATFVMALSAYNLIRLPKLLAVPA
- a CDS encoding helix-turn-helix transcriptional regulator; the protein is MLEALPSSQDSSVGVNDMRFYEALGARIAEARKAQNMTQVQLAEELGIAQQTLAHYEVGRVRVAAALVPRLAHVLAVSVEDLLGDASRPSRRGPAPKLLQQIERIQRLPRSRQRFIMQMIDTALQANTTADAAE